In the Pseudorasbora parva isolate DD20220531a chromosome 23, ASM2467924v1, whole genome shotgun sequence genome, one interval contains:
- the LOC137063165 gene encoding uncharacterized protein, whose product MIDEVDKEEVCHPLADLVQSLAGLHQETHQDLRAVREEQQKRFEALLQAQHEDRELFRSWMDREVQASPKPTSDSAATIALSKMGPMDDPEAFIDLFERSAAARDWPKEDWPMRLLPLLSGEAQVAAHQLPVKNLLVYDDLKRAILQRVGRTPEQHRQRFRTLALEESGRPFIFAHQLRDSCRKWLMAGECDAEGIIDRVVLEQFVARLPKKTAQWVQCHRPASLDQAIQLAEDQMVACHGVGEPLPAASLSLSSLSLSPPNPAPSLSKPVPAPRSRAGVPPRPAPRWRTGPAAETAATPRPAARGGGSLDPFPGSWRGETAYKPQQRETREREFGLGLGAQPVWGVIAVQSVETCV is encoded by the exons ATGATAGACGAGGTGGACAAG gaagaagTGTGCCACCCACTTGCGGACCTGGTGCAATCGCTCGCGGGCCTCCACCAGGAGACTCATCAAGATCTGCGGGCCGTCAGGGAGGAGCAGCAAAAAAGATTTGAGGCGCTCCTCCAGGCCCAGCATGAGGACCGCGagctgttccggagctggatggaccgggaggttcagGCCAGTCCCAAACCCACCAGCGACTCAGCCGCCACCATCGCGCTCTCGAAGATGGGACCGATGGACGACCCGGAGGCGTTCATCGACCTCTTCGAGAGGTCCGCCGCCGCTCGGGACTGGCCCAAGGAGGACTGGCCAATGCGGCTCCTGCCCCTGCTATCGGGAGAGGCGCAGGTAGCCGCCCACCAACTGCCAGTCAAGAACCTCCTGGTCTACGACGACCTCAAGCGCGCCATCCtgcagcgggtcggccggacacCGGAACAGCACCGCCAGCGGTTCCGGACACTGGCGCTCGAAGAGTCCGGCCGGCCCTTCATCTTCGCgcaccagctccgggactcgtgccGCAAGTGGCTGATGGCCGGAGAATGCGACGCCGAGGGGATCATCGATCgcgtggtgctggagcagttcgtCGCGCGGCTTCCGAAGAAGACCGcgcagtgggtccagtgccaccgcccGGCGTCGCTGGACCAGGCCATCCAGTTGGCGGAAGACCAGATGGTGGCGTGCCacggggtcggcgagcccttgCCAgcggcttctctctctctctcttctctctctctctctcctcctaaCCCCGCCCCGTCTCTCTCTAAACCTGTCCCCGCTCCCAGGTCCAGAGCTGGAGTGCCGCCCCGGCCGGCGCCGAGGTGGAGAACGGGGCCCGCGGCCGAGACAGCGGCGACTCCCCGGCCGGCGGCCCGGGGAGGAGGGAGCCTCGATCCCTTCCCGGG TagttggcgtggagagacggcttataagccacagcagagagagacgagagagagagagtttggacTGGGACTCGGAGCGCAGCCTGTCTGGGGAGTGATAGCAGTGCAGAGTGTTGAAACCTGTGTGTGA